GAACCAAGCATTGATCGCGCCCCACAGGATCACGAAGCTAACCAGATCGTCCAGCATGAATTCACACTGCGAGAGTCGCTCTTTGAGCATCGTTCGGTCGACGGTCCAGTCGAGGACCCCCACAGAAATGACCGCGCTCAGCACCCACCCCGCGTAGTTCGACACCGGTACGTTGTAGAATGCACCTCCAGCCGAGTAGGTCCAAAAGCCTAGCGAGACCGCCGCCGGATCGAGCACCACGTCCATCGCCACGACCGCCGGAATCACGACTGCAAGCCGGACCAGACGCGAAGTTGTTCGGTCGCCGAGCAACAGCAGTGAGAGGATGTAGGTGTTGAGTACTATCGGGAGGAAAAATACCGGCAGCGCCGCCGGAATCTCACCGACCATCGGCCCGAGACTGATCCCGTAGACGAACTCGCCGTAGGGCCAGCCAGTCGACACGCCGACGTACTCGATGAGGTAGGTATACCCCGTCAACAGCCCGATCCCACCAAGTGCCCGCCGATCAATCGCCGGAATCACGCCCACGATCAGCGGGGCGGCCATCACCACCGTTCCGAACAGGATTAGGGGTGCGTTGAACTGGAGTAGTTCAGGGATGAACGACCAGCCTTCGGCGCTTCCCAGTAGCATGAGCGCGCCGATCAGCGGGAAAAAGACGGCTATCGTGAATCGGTTCCCGTCGACGAAGGCATCCAGCCATGCCTCGGTCTCCTCGCGGGTTCGCGGTCGACCGGATATGACTGCAGACAGCCCCTCAGCTTCACGAATCTGCGGCCTGGGCGACTCGCTGTCAGTAACCGACTCGCTCACGGCAGCACCTCCCAGACGGGGACGAGTTGCCACAGCGCGCCGAGGGTGATCAGGGTGCCAACGGCGGTGTTGAGCGCCGGAAACCACCAGTAGGCTCGGTCGACGGCCACCGACGACTGGGTGACCCAGACAACGAACACGGGGTACACTGCGAGCAGGCCACCGAGTCGTAGGTCGACCAGCCCGAATGCCAGCGACGCGGCCAGCCAACAGCCCGCGACGTAGCCGTAGGTCCGTCGTTCGCCGAGAGCAGTAGCGGTCGTCCGGATACCGGCCTGTCGATCCGGTTCGATGTCGGGGATCGCCGAAAACGTGTGCATCCCCATCGTCCAGAGCCACGCTCCGACGACGGCCAGTGCGGGTGGCTGTCCTCCCGCGACAACCACGTAGGCAGCGATCCCCGGCAGGATATACAGGCCATTGGAGACCGAATCCAAGAGCGGTGTCGTCTTAAATCGGAGCGGTGGGGCGCTGTACTCGACCGCGAGGAACAGAAACCCAACTAGCCACGGCCACGCTGCAGGTGGAGTCACTCCGAGCAACCCAACGCCGAGAAGCCCAGAGAGGACAACTGCTGCGGTGACGCTACGGTCGCCCTGCCAGCGAACCTCTTTGTCGTCTTTTTTCGGATTCTCGGTGTCGACCTCGGCGTCGAAGATGTCGTTGACACCGTACAGTAACACATTGGCGGGGAGCAGAAAGTACGCGAACAGCGCGACTGCGGTCGAGCCAAACAGTTCGTCGACGCTGGTTGCGGCGACCGCGACGCCGACCACCACCGGGCCAGCGAGGTAGAACCAGAAGCGTGGCCGCGAGAGTGCTACCAGATAGCTGAGTCGGTCGACCAGTCCCGAGTCCGCCTGTTCGTCAGTGGTCACAGATGACATCACTCCGCGACGGCATCCGCAGTTAGTTGGCCACTAATCAGACACATCGGAACGCCGATACCGGGGGTCGTATACGATCCAGTGAAGTAGAGGCCGTCTACTTTCGAGGACTTCCGCGAAGGACGGAACAGCGAGGTCTGGCGAAGCGTGTGAGCCATGCCCAGCGCAGTGCCCTGCATCGAGTTGTAGCGGTCGGTGAAATCGTTCACGCAGAACGTTTTTTCCGCAACAATCCGATCTCGGAGGTCGACGCCCGTGTTGTCGGCGATATCATCGAGAACGAGATCACGGAAGGTTTCGCGTAGCTCAGGGGTGTCCTCCAGTCCAGCCGCAATCGGCACGAGGGCAAAGAGGTTGCTGTGGCCCTCCGGGGCGACCGAATCGTCGGTTTTCGAGGGGACACAGAGATAGTAGGCCGGATCGTCGGGCCACGCTGGGGTGTCGAAAATCGTCTCGAAATGGTTGCTCCAGTCGGTTGGCAAAACGAGGCTGTGGTGGGCCAGTTCGTCGACATCGCCCTCGACACCCAAATACAGCAGGAATGCAGAGGGCGCGTAGGTTCGAGAGTCCCAGTAGTCGGCGTCGTACTGCCGTTTTTCGGGTGGGAGCATTTCTTGCTCGGTGTGGGCGTAGTCCGCGTTCGAGACCACCCGATCCGCGAGATACTCTTCGCCGTGTTCGGTTCGGACCGCAAAGGCTCCCTTTCGGCCTGCGATTTCGGTCACTGGCTGGTCGGTAACAAAGTCGACCCCCAACTCCTCAGCGAGTTCGACGATGCCGTCGACAACCGCCCCCATCCCGCCGTCGGGGTAGTAGACGCCCATGTTGAAGTCGACGTGGCTCATCAGGTTGTAGAGCGCGGGCGTGTTGGTTGGCGCACCACCCAAGAAAACGAGGGTGTACTGCATGATCTGCTGGAGTTTCGGGTGTTCGAAGTAGCTCTCGACGTGGCCCTGCATCTTGCCGAGCAAGGAGAGTCCCCACGAGTAGCGCATTACGTCAAGGTCGATGTAGTCCCGTAGTCGGGGGCGGTCCTCGTAGACGAAGTGTTCCATGCCGACCTCGTAGGTGTACTGGGATTTGTCGAGATACCGATCAAGCGCCTCTCCTGCGCCGGGTTCATAGCTCTCGAACAGCTCCTTGTTGGCCTCGACATGCGGTAGGAGGTCGACCTGATCGCCGTCTTTGAAGAAAATCCGGTAATGGGGATCGAGCCGCGAAAGGCTGTAGTAGTCGTCTGGCTGCTTGCCGAAATGACCGAAGAACCGCTCGAAGACGTCGGGCATCAGATACCACGACGGTCCCATATCGAAGGTGAACCCGTCCATCTCCAGTTGGCTCGCGCGGCCACCCAACTGTTCGTTTTTCTCGACGACCGTCACGTTCGCGCCAGCGTCGGCGAGATAGCAGGCCGTCGACAACCCACCGAAGCCGCTGCCGATGATGACGATATCCTCGTCGTCGACCACCGAGAGGTCGCCATCGTATCGTCCTTCGTTACCGCCGTGTTCGTCGCTGTCGTCTCCTGAGGCGGTGACCATGTATAGGTCAAATAAGTTCGACATCAGTATAAAAGAACGGACTTCGAGCCGACCGAGGCCCAGTTTTAGGGTCACCCGCGACCATCAATTGCTATGGACGACCGGACAGCAGTCATTACTGGTGGGACCCGAGGCATTGGACGCGCCGTCGCCGAGACGTTCGTCGACGCTGGTGCACGTGTCGTGATCTGTGGACGAGAGACTGCCGACATCGACGAGACGGTCGACGAACTGAACGATACACACACCGACCCAGATGAAGAAGCCCGCGTCTCGGGGCTCCGGACAGACGTTCGCGACGAGTACGAGGTCGAGCGGCTGATGGAACACGCCGCGCGGCGCGGCAGTGGTATCGACATCGTCGTCGCCAACGCGGCGGTCAACCACGGGACACCCGGCGAGATGCCGACCCACGAGGAGTCCTACAGCCGGTTCGACGACACGATGCGGACCAACCTCCGCGGCGTGTTTGCAACAATCACGGAGGCCGTGCCGCATCTCGCGGCTGATGGCCGCGTTCTAGTTCCCTCCGGTGGAGTTGCTCGGGAGGCAAAGGCCGGGATGGGTGCGTACGCGATCTCGAAAGCCGGTGCGGAGGCGGTGGCCCGCAGCTTTTCAGTCGACCTCGACCAGCCAGTGTGTGTCGTCGACCCCGGCCTCGTGGCGACTGATCTGACAGGCATCGAGAAGGCTCGCGATCCGAGCGACGTTGCACCGATGTACCTGTGGGCCGCCAGCGAGGCCGACCCCGAGACGATTAACGGCGAGATCGTCGACCTGAAACTGTGGAAGCAGTCGACGCGGTAGTCGCCGACTAACACTTAAAAAGACAGTCGCGAGATCGGTCGCGTCCATCGATTTATGCATTCTGTCGACGAACCTGTGACGGAGTGCCACGGGCACATGATCCCCATGAACGACGCCGACGCTTGGTACAAACGACTCGAAACACGCGAAACGAACCCCCGAATTAGGCCATCAGTAACTGACGATGCGGTCGACCGGGCGATTGCAGCCATCGGTGAGCCGCTGTCGCCGCCGGATGTCGACCGCGTCTGATCGACGCCGCTTTTTTTGTTTAGTCGACGTGATCGACCCGTTCGACGAGGTCGACATCCAGCCCGCGTGCCACATCGGGCGTGAAGTTCCAGACGGTATCGAGGAAGTTCACGTTGTAGCTTGCCGGACCGTTGTAGTCGAGGTCGTCGGCCTGTTCACCGACAAGCCCGAAGGCGAGCGTTGCATGTAGCGCCGCAGTAAGGGGGTCGTCGACGCTCCCACAGAACGTCGCCACGCTGCTGCCGAGCATACAGCCCGTGCCGACGACCTCGCCCATCATCTCGTGGCCGGAGTCGACGCGGTAGACCGCCTCGCTGGAGGCGACGATGTCGACCTCCCCGGAGGCGACGACGACGGTGTCGGTCGACTCGGCGAGCGCTTGGGCGGTCGCCTCAATCTCCTCGTAGTCGCCGACCGATTCGACGCCCTTGACTTCGGCTTCCGCGCCAGCCAGCGCGGTGATTTCGCCGTAGTTGCCTTTGATCGCCGCGATATCGATATCGGCCACCAACCGTTTGATGAGGTTGTTTCGGCTCGGCGTCGACCCCATGCCGACCGGATCGAGAACGACCGGAATGCCACGCTCGTTGGCCGCCAGCCCCGTTTCGAGGAGGGCTTCGTTGATCGACTCGCTGAGCTGGCCCGTATTAAGTAGGACTGCACCGGCGGCTTGGGCCATTTCCGGGCCGTCGTTGGGTGAGTCAGCCATCACCGGCAACGCTCCCCAGTGGAGGGTAATGTTGGCCAGATCGTTGATCGTCACGCGGTTGGTGAGATGCTGGACCAGTGGTTCGGTCTCCCGGATGGCCGACAACGAATCGGCCAGCGCGGTCGTCGAGACCTCTGAGCCCTTAGTCATCGTCGGCCTCGACAGCATCTTCGGCCGTTACCTCGTCACCCATCGCACTGTCGACTGCGGCTCGAAGCTCGCGGGTGGCGGCCGCCGGATCGTCGGCGGCAGTGATCGCGCTAATGGCTGCGACCGAGGTCGCACCGGCCTCTATGGCCGCCGCCGCGTTGTTGGGCGTGATGCCACCGATTGCGACCACCGGGATCTTGACCGTCTCGACAATGTTGGAGAGCTCGTCGACCCCGAGTCCGTCATCGGCTGTCGGGGCGTCGACTTTCGAGTTTGTGCCGTAGACGGCTCCGACACCGAGATAGTCCGCGCCGGTGATCGCCGCCAATCGGGCCTCGGAGACGGTCGACACTGACGCGCCGATGATGGCGTCGTCACCCAACTGCTCACGGGCCACTGAAACGGGGAGGTCAGATTGGCCGAGGTGGACGCCATCGGCATCGATGGCGCGGGCGATGTCGACGCGGTCGTTGACGATCAGGTCGATGTCGGCTTCGGCTGTGAGTTCGCGGAGTTCACGACCCAGTTCGTAGCGCGTGCGGGCGTCGGTGTCCTTCTCGCGGAGCTGAATGGCGTCGACGCCGCCCTCGATGGCTGCCTCAACGATTTCGGTTGTTGACCGACCCTCCGACAGCGACTCCTGTGTGACGAGATAGGTTCGCCACTGGTCTGGATTCATGCATGGTAGTCAACAGTCATCACGGAAGCGGGTTACGGTCCGTTGCTATCATTTTACGGCCTGTGTGATCGTCGAAACCAACAAACGCAAACGCTGGGAGCCGAAACCCAACGGTTGTATGATCGACCTGCTCGGCCGACTGCTCGGGTTCGTCGCCGCGCTGTTCGAACGAGCAGGGATTATCGAGCGCAGTCGACTCCGAGAGACGGTCGACCTCGCGTGGCCCCGCGTGATCACCGGCTTTGCGATCATGTCGAAACAGACCGCCGATCTCGCCATGGTTGGCGTCGTCTTGGGTGCGCCCGCCGTCGCAGGACTGGCGTTCGCCGGAGCCTACTGGTCGGTCGGCAAGTTCGTCGCTATCGGCGTGGCTGGGGGGACGGTCAGTCTCGTCTCACAGAACTACGGCAGTGACGAGGCCAGCCGGGCGGCACTGGTCGTCAAACAGAGCATTTGGATCGCCCTCGGCCTCTCGGTTCCGATTGTCGTCGGCTACGTCGTGTTTGCCCCATCGCTGATCGGTCTCCTGAGTGGGAATGAAGCGGCTATCGGCCACGGCACGACCTATCTCGTGGTCGTCGCGCCCGCACTCGTCTTTGAGTTCCTGAACATGATCGCCAGCCGGACCTACGCTGGCGTCAGCGACACGCTCACGCCGATGATCGTTCGCGCTGGCGGCGCGATAATGAACATCCTGCTGAGCGGGGTCCTCATCTTCGGCTTCGGGTTCGGTGTCATGGGAGCCGCCCTCGGTACGGCGGTCTCGACCGGACTCGTCACGCTCGTCTTCTCATGGGGGATGTTCGGCCGAACGTATTTCGGAACCGGAGCAAGCCCGGTCGCGCTCTCGATGGGCGGGCCGCAGTTCGATGTCGGGTTGATGCGCCAGTTGGTAACGGTGTCGACGCCGTTGGTCGCCCGCCGATTGTCCGAGGGACTGGTCGTCTTCCCGCTGTTGGGGATCGCCGACAGCTTCGGTGCCGACGCGGTGGCCGCCCTCGAAGTCGGCAGGCGAGTCCGAAACCTCGCCAACAGCGTGACGTGGGGGTTTTCGATTGCCGCGAGCACACTGGTTGGCCAGCGACTCGGCCGCGGCGAGGAGACCGAAGCAGGAGCCTTCGGCCGAGAGATTATCGCGCTCTCGCTGGTGATCTATCTGTTCGTCGCCGCCGGTGTCGCGGGCTTGGCCGAACCGATTGCGACTGTCTTCGTCGACGATCCGGCCGCAGTCGCGCTGACGACGAGTTTCGTACTCGTCGCGGCGGTAAGCGTGATCCCGCTCGGCGTCGGCGGCTCGGCGACTGGCGTGCTCCGCGGTGCGGGCGATACCCGAATCCCCTTTTATGCCTCCCTTATCGGTCTCTATCTCTGTGCGCTGCCGACAGCGTATTTGGGACTCCTGACGCCGCTGGGCGTCTCGGCGTTGTATATCGCACTCGTCGTTGAGACGACCGTTCCGGCGGGAATCTCTCTGTGGCGATTCCGCACTGACCGGTGGAAGGCGGTCAGTCGGGCCTACCGTCCGGCTGCGGTCGACGACTGATTGGATTCGGAACCCAGACTGGGTTCCGTCGACAGCCGCTACGTGGGGGCTGGCTCGTAACCGTCACCGACAGCGATGCGGAGTGTCTTGGGCTGGAGACGAAGCGAGAGCTGCGTCCGGCGGATGATCTCGCCGTCGAGACTGAACGCGACCGGTTGGTCATCGGCGACGCTGATGTCGACCGCCGAGACCGTGTATCGGGAGGTCCAGGGTGTGTGTTGGTTAAATAGGCGTTCGGCGGCGACAGTTCGCAACAGCCCGACCGAGCCGGTTGCCCTGACGAGGGTGACGTCGAACCGTCCGTCCTCCATGTTCGCCTGCTCGCTGCCACTCGGCGGAAACCGTCGACCGTTACCGATCAGCACGCCGACGGCATCCCCGGACCAAACCGGGGCAACATGTGGATCGTCGTACATCTCAACACTGACCCGAATGCTCTCGAAGCTCCGAACCGTCCGCAGCGTCGAAATCACGTAGGCCGTGGTCCCGAACCGACGTTTCAGATCGGCGCTCGTCTCCGCGCTCGCCTCCGCGGTGAGACCGCCGACACAGGAGTTCACGAAGGGTCGACCGTCGGCGAACGCGAGGTCGACCCAGCGGCGCTCGCCGGACTCAAAGGTCTCAAAGGCTTGGTGGATTCCCGTGATTCCGATGTTTCGTGCAAAATTGTTGCCAGTCCCACAGGGGATGACACCAACTGTGACGCTGTCGAGGGCCCCTACGGCCTCGATGCCCCGGACGACTTCGTTGAGCGTGCCGTCCCCACCGGCTGCAGCGATGAACGTCGCGCCGGCGTCGACGGCCTCGCCCGCGAGGTCGACCGCGTGGCCCGCTCGCTCGGTTTTACGAACCCGATAGCCGTGTTCGGCGGCCTGCTGCCGAACTGTCGAGAGATAGTCGCCCGTACCGCTCTCGGGGTTGCACACAACGACGCTGTCGACGGTGGTGGCGGGTTCCATTGAGAGGCGAGGGGAGAGTACACAAGGTGAGGTGGTGGAGCCTCAAAATGGTTACCGAGGCGGTGGCGTGGTGCCGGAGAGTTCTGGCGAGAACTGTGACACCAGTCTGGTCACCGAGATTGCACCGCTGTCGTCGACTGTCGATCCGCACAGAGACTCCCCCAAATGGATCTATCTTTCGTTCGGAAATCAGAGCTAAGTAACTCAGCGGCGGCTGTATTAGATGGACATTATGGCAGACACAGACACCGGTCCCCGCGACATTACAACGGATCATGAGACGATCAGACAGTGGGTCGAACAACGGAGCGGGACACCCGCCCATATTACTGGTCAGGTCGACGACGACGCCAGCAGCCTCTATATCGTCCGCGAAGACGAGGAGATGGAGGGACTCGATCCCCTCTCGTGGGACGAGTTCTTCGAGACGTTCGACGCCGAGGGGTTGGCGTTCGTCTATCAGGATCGGGATGTCGGCGAGACCGACGAATGGCTCTACGACCTGATCGACCGCAACGAAGTCGCCGAACGGGCCTCGCTCGAAACCACCGATGTCGAGCAGTCGCTGGTCGAAGGCGACGTTGTCCGCAGCGAGATCACCGAGACAAAAGTTATCGAGACGACGGTGGTCGAAACCGACCAGATCGAAAGCGAAGTCGTCGACAGCGAGATCATCGACAGTACTCTCGTCGACCGGGAGACGATCTCACGGGAGATCGTTGGCGTCTCCTTCGAGGGGAGTCCGGACCAGCTTTCAGCGAGGCTCAGATCGGAGACGACAGAGACGACACGGATGGACACCGACGAAGAGATGACCGACGACGGAATGACTGAGACGACACGGATGGACACCGAGGGAGAAAGCGGTGGGCCACAACACAGTCCGGTCGACGAGCCAGCCGACAAAACGACACCCGAGCCACCAGTCGACCGACGGTCGACTGACCGCGAGGAGGTAAACCGAACGGCGACCAGCGAACAGTCCAGCCAGCGTGCGGCGACCGGCCAACAGCCCGGCGACCGACGGGCGAGTGAGCACCGGGAGAGTGACGACCAAACGAGTGATCGACAGCCAAGCGAGCGACGGGTGAGTAACCGACAGCAAGAAGAGCCGACAGTTGGACTCGCGGTCGACGATACCGTCGTCCTCGATGTCAACGACACCGTCCGGACAGCGATGGAGATCTTCGACCGGAAAACCGTCGAGAGCCGCATCGTCGAACAGGAAATCACCGAAACGGACACCGTCGAGAGCGACGCGATCAACATCGAGGGTATCGAAGAAAGTCTGCTGGAGAGCGATCTGATCGACGGGCAGATCGTCAGCGACGAGACCGGCGAGACCACGACAGCAGGCCTGCCGAGCGGAGCGATCACCAGCGAGCAGACCGAAGGAGATACAGTCCAAAGCCAGTTCGTCGAACGCCGGCTGATCGAAACGGAGTCGACCGAACATCACCGGGTGACAGCAGATATCGCCGATCACAAGCTGGTCGATACCGTCGACAGCCGAAGCAGCATCGTCGAGCGAGCGATTGTCGACCGAGAGGCCGGTGAGGAGGTCATGCTTCGCCAGCCCGAAGCCGGTGTGGCGACGACCGACGATCAGATCACCGCCGCCGAGGAGTCCGCGACCACTGCAGACGCCGACGCGGAGATGGCGGCCGAACCCGGTGGTGAAACGGGCGAGGCCGGAACGACCACAACCGACGAGGCCGGGATGTCGACCGCAACCGAAATCACCGACGACGAGATCGGCAAACAGGTCGTCTCAGGCGACAAGGAGGTTGGGATGGTAAGCGATGTCGACACCGATGCCAACAGGCTGTACGTCGATCCCGAACCGAGTCTGGCCGACAAAATCAAAGCCGCCCTCGACTGGGGCGAAACCGAGGACAGCTACCCGGTTGAGGCCGACCAGATCGAGGGAGTCGACGACGACGAAATCCGTATCCGCGAGATCTGAGTTCGCCTCACTCAGGGCGACAGCCGTCGCAGTCGACCCGTCCATCGAGTTGGTCGGGAAGCCCAAACATCGAGGGCTGGAGCTCCGCCCAGAGACAGCGCTGAAAGGCGACGTCGAACCCAGTTGTATCCCGAATCGACCCGAGACCCGTCCGGAGGGCTTCCCATTCGTGGGCCATGAGGTTGAACTTCTCGTTGGTACCCATCACGCCCGTGTTTTCGGGGTCCGTCGAGTGACACACTGCATAGTGGGCGATCTCGTGGAGAATCAGTTTGGCCTCGATTTCGGGGCTCTGGCGATCAGCGACCACCGCACGGTTGCCCGTGCTGAGACCGCTGACGTAACCCGACCCGGTGTGGAACTTCGTCCATGGACTGTACAGTCGGCCGTGATGGGGTCCCTCACCGAACCCCGGAACGACGACCAGTTGGAGGGCAACGTTTTTCAGTCGACGCTCGACGGTCCGGTGATAGAAACTCCACGGCGACCAGAGGATTCGCCGGGCGTCGTAGCCATACCGCCGCTCGAACCATGCGCGGTCGTAGCGCTCGGGATAGTCGAGCCACTGGAGATAGATCCCGTTGGACCGAAACAACTCGACCAGCGCCGTCTTCGTCCGTTCGCTGACGGTCGTTGCACCGACATACCGGATGTCGACCAACAGATCTCGCCGGTCGGGATCGAACCCCTCGAACTGATCGACCCCGAACAGGTCGGTCAGCCACGCAGTGAACTCCTCGGAGCCTTCGAGGGAGTCGGGAATCGCGTCGCTGTCGGCGTCCTCATAGGAGCGGTCGAGACTGTATGCCGTCGTACCGATCCCGAACGGCGCGGTGACCACCCCGCCGAGGAGTTTGAGTGTCTCTCGTCGACCCGGATCTGCTGGCCCGCTGATCGGCTTGTCCTCATCAGAATCCGTCACAGTCTGTCCTTCCTGACTGTTCTGGATACTATGATCATTTAATTATATCGGTTATTATAATATAGAATAACAAATTTTGTACTATTCCTAATTATTTGGTCACTAATAATCCTAAAACAGCTTTTAACCTATAGCCAAAAAGAGGTGAAAATCATAAAAAATAGGGAGGGGGTAACTACTTTATATCCTCCCGACAATCCAGTGGCATGAGCGACCGGGCCCTTGTCGTCGACGACTCTTCGTTCCAGCGAACTATCGTCTCAAACACCATCGAGGACTGGTTCGACATCGTCGCGACCGCCGAAAACGGAAAGGAGGCCATCGAGCAGTTCAAGAAGGAACGGCCCGACGTGGTGACGATGGATATCATGATGCCGGAGATGGACGGCATCACGGCAGTCAAGAACATCAAGGAGATTTCGCCGGAGACGATTATCGTGATGGTGACAA
This sequence is a window from Halohasta litchfieldiae. Protein-coding genes within it:
- the cruF gene encoding bisanhydrobacterioruberin hydratase; this translates as MSESVTDSESPRPQIREAEGLSAVISGRPRTREETEAWLDAFVDGNRFTIAVFFPLIGALMLLGSAEGWSFIPELLQFNAPLILFGTVVMAAPLIVGVIPAIDRRALGGIGLLTGYTYLIEYVGVSTGWPYGEFVYGISLGPMVGEIPAALPVFFLPIVLNTYILSLLLLGDRTTSRLVRLAVVIPAVVAMDVVLDPAAVSLGFWTYSAGGAFYNVPVSNYAGWVLSAVISVGVLDWTVDRTMLKERLSQCEFMLDDLVSFVILWGAINAWFGNWIPVGVALSFGVAILRAKRFDTGLLRPSRGLYIPRVDKP
- a CDS encoding prenyltransferase, with translation MSSVTTDEQADSGLVDRLSYLVALSRPRFWFYLAGPVVVGVAVAATSVDELFGSTAVALFAYFLLPANVLLYGVNDIFDAEVDTENPKKDDKEVRWQGDRSVTAAVVLSGLLGVGLLGVTPPAAWPWLVGFLFLAVEYSAPPLRFKTTPLLDSVSNGLYILPGIAAYVVVAGGQPPALAVVGAWLWTMGMHTFSAIPDIEPDRQAGIRTTATALGERRTYGYVAGCWLAASLAFGLVDLRLGGLLAVYPVFVVWVTQSSVAVDRAYWWFPALNTAVGTLITLGALWQLVPVWEVLP
- a CDS encoding phytoene desaturase family protein encodes the protein MVTASGDDSDEHGGNEGRYDGDLSVVDDEDIVIIGSGFGGLSTACYLADAGANVTVVEKNEQLGGRASQLEMDGFTFDMGPSWYLMPDVFERFFGHFGKQPDDYYSLSRLDPHYRIFFKDGDQVDLLPHVEANKELFESYEPGAGEALDRYLDKSQYTYEVGMEHFVYEDRPRLRDYIDLDVMRYSWGLSLLGKMQGHVESYFEHPKLQQIMQYTLVFLGGAPTNTPALYNLMSHVDFNMGVYYPDGGMGAVVDGIVELAEELGVDFVTDQPVTEIAGRKGAFAVRTEHGEEYLADRVVSNADYAHTEQEMLPPEKRQYDADYWDSRTYAPSAFLLYLGVEGDVDELAHHSLVLPTDWSNHFETIFDTPAWPDDPAYYLCVPSKTDDSVAPEGHSNLFALVPIAAGLEDTPELRETFRDLVLDDIADNTGVDLRDRIVAEKTFCVNDFTDRYNSMQGTALGMAHTLRQTSLFRPSRKSSKVDGLYFTGSYTTPGIGVPMCLISGQLTADAVAE
- a CDS encoding SDR family NAD(P)-dependent oxidoreductase, producing the protein MDDRTAVITGGTRGIGRAVAETFVDAGARVVICGRETADIDETVDELNDTHTDPDEEARVSGLRTDVRDEYEVERLMEHAARRGSGIDIVVANAAVNHGTPGEMPTHEESYSRFDDTMRTNLRGVFATITEAVPHLAADGRVLVPSGGVAREAKAGMGAYAISKAGAEAVARSFSVDLDQPVCVVDPGLVATDLTGIEKARDPSDVAPMYLWAASEADPETINGEIVDLKLWKQSTR
- the thiM gene encoding hydroxyethylthiazole kinase — its product is MTKGSEVSTTALADSLSAIRETEPLVQHLTNRVTINDLANITLHWGALPVMADSPNDGPEMAQAAGAVLLNTGQLSESINEALLETGLAANERGIPVVLDPVGMGSTPSRNNLIKRLVADIDIAAIKGNYGEITALAGAEAEVKGVESVGDYEEIEATAQALAESTDTVVVASGEVDIVASSEAVYRVDSGHEMMGEVVGTGCMLGSSVATFCGSVDDPLTAALHATLAFGLVGEQADDLDYNGPASYNVNFLDTVWNFTPDVARGLDVDLVERVDHVD
- the thiE gene encoding thiamine phosphate synthase → MNPDQWRTYLVTQESLSEGRSTTEIVEAAIEGGVDAIQLREKDTDARTRYELGRELRELTAEADIDLIVNDRVDIARAIDADGVHLGQSDLPVSVAREQLGDDAIIGASVSTVSEARLAAITGADYLGVGAVYGTNSKVDAPTADDGLGVDELSNIVETVKIPVVAIGGITPNNAAAAIEAGATSVAAISAITAADDPAAATRELRAAVDSAMGDEVTAEDAVEADDD
- a CDS encoding MATE family efflux transporter; the protein is MIDLLGRLLGFVAALFERAGIIERSRLRETVDLAWPRVITGFAIMSKQTADLAMVGVVLGAPAVAGLAFAGAYWSVGKFVAIGVAGGTVSLVSQNYGSDEASRAALVVKQSIWIALGLSVPIVVGYVVFAPSLIGLLSGNEAAIGHGTTYLVVVAPALVFEFLNMIASRTYAGVSDTLTPMIVRAGGAIMNILLSGVLIFGFGFGVMGAALGTAVSTGLVTLVFSWGMFGRTYFGTGASPVALSMGGPQFDVGLMRQLVTVSTPLVARRLSEGLVVFPLLGIADSFGADAVAALEVGRRVRNLANSVTWGFSIAASTLVGQRLGRGEETEAGAFGREIIALSLVIYLFVAAGVAGLAEPIATVFVDDPAAVALTTSFVLVAAVSVIPLGVGGSATGVLRGAGDTRIPFYASLIGLYLCALPTAYLGLLTPLGVSALYIALVVETTVPAGISLWRFRTDRWKAVSRAYRPAAVDD
- a CDS encoding diacylglycerol/lipid kinase family protein, producing MEPATTVDSVVVCNPESGTGDYLSTVRQQAAEHGYRVRKTERAGHAVDLAGEAVDAGATFIAAAGGDGTLNEVVRGIEAVGALDSVTVGVIPCGTGNNFARNIGITGIHQAFETFESGERRWVDLAFADGRPFVNSCVGGLTAEASAETSADLKRRFGTTAYVISTLRTVRSFESIRVSVEMYDDPHVAPVWSGDAVGVLIGNGRRFPPSGSEQANMEDGRFDVTLVRATGSVGLLRTVAAERLFNQHTPWTSRYTVSAVDISVADDQPVAFSLDGEIIRRTQLSLRLQPKTLRIAVGDGYEPAPT
- a CDS encoding response regulator, whose translation is MSDRALVVDDSSFQRTIVSNTIEDWFDIVATAENGKEAIEQFKKERPDVVTMDIMMPEMDGITAVKNIKEISPETIIVMVTSVKQKQKMREAAKAGADGYVTKPVNTKKLRDEFADVLDWPAASQE